From the Saccharomycodes ludwigii strain NBRC 1722 chromosome I, whole genome shotgun sequence genome, one window contains:
- the SNA4 gene encoding Sna4p (similar to Saccharomyces cerevisiae YDL123W | SNA4 | Sensitivity to NA+): protein MCCCCCCSDCCCTVLLCICAIIFPPFPVLLECGFYSTDFLLNCLLTLLGYIPGLVHSLIIIFSRNHRNEREYRLFYQQGWLERGNLVPRDVNNGGSTSPPTNIYVQHTINEIPIISEPNQETPLMPKGAPPPYQELV from the coding sequence ATgtgttgctgctgttgttgttcagATTGTTGTTGTACAGTTTTATTGTGTATATGTGCTATAATTTTTCCACCATTTCCAGTATTACTTGAATGTGGGTTTTACTCAACTGATTTCCTTctaaattgtttattaactttattaGGTTATATTCCGGGTTTAGTTCATTCtcttatcattattttttcaagaaATCATCGTAATGAAAGAGAGTATAGGCTATTTTACCAACAAGGCTGGCTTGAAAGAGGTAATTTAGTGCCTAGAGATGTTAATAATGGTGGAAGCACTAGTCCACCCACTAACATTTACGTTCAACACACTATTAATGAAATTCCCATAATATCTGAACCAAACCAAGAAACTCCTTTAATGCCCAAAGGAGCGCCACCTCCATACCAAGAgttggtttaa
- the RCI37 gene encoding Rci37p (similar to Saccharomyces cerevisiae YIL077C | putative protein of unknown function) → MNDPLQTQSNNNSNFNNAEPLGPDLDHLEEIQNPWLRASYKSALEFFQRDNVLDTADRETLFNNYAALTRSELAGGWGAFAAVFGTPFAYQYYKTKGIRGVQVPRNFIFGLGALMLGTWISGKMVYAKQLDILQKQFYEPDNTNRAYRQYNMMTLLPPGEAARWAGYFQTTAINPARKVVDPRLKFQNVENKIEGKVPPSGFLSQRDPMNLYSRPGYEKNKGSNMPTKATDTMATDNNTHSFENSNPNDVFQINFEDDGENINKNNNIPEVSAWEKIRRQNNVDGLPPSSSKE, encoded by the coding sequence ATGAATGATCCTTTACAAACACAATCCAACAATAACTCCAACTTTAATAATGCTGAACCACTCGGCCCAGATTTAGACCATTTAGAAGAAATCCAGAATCCATGGTTAAGGGCTTCATATAAATCCGCATTggaattttttcaaagggATAATGTTTTAGACACCGCTGATCGTGaaactttatttaataactATGCCGCGTTGACAAGAAGTGAGTTAGCAGGTGGTTGGGGTGCATTTGCAGCGGTGTTCGGCACTCCATTTGCCTACCAATATTACAAAACTAAAGGCATTAGAGGCGTCCAAGTGCCCcgtaattttatatttggtTTAGGTGCATTGATGTTGGGCACATGGATTTCAGGTAAAATGGTTTATGCTAAACAGTTGGATATTTTACAGAAGCAATTTTATGAACCAGATAATACAAATAGAGCTTATAGGCAATACAATATGATGACTCTATTACCACCAGGTGAGGCTGCTAGATGGGCTGGGTATTTTCAGACTACTGCTATTAATCCTGCTAGAAAAGTTGTTGACCCAAGATTGAAATTCCAAAAtgtagaaaataaaatcgaAGGCAAAGTTCCACCATCAGGGTTTTTAAGCCAAAGAGACCCAATGAACCTGTATTCAAGACCAGGCTATGAGAAAAACAAGGGCAGCAATATGCCGACAAAGGCTACTGATACTATGGCAACTGATAATAACACCCattcttttgaaaatagtAATCCAAATGATGTTTTCCAAATAAATTTTGAAGACGATGGtgaaaatatcaataaaaataataatatcccGGAGGTTTCTGCTTGGGAAAAAATTCGTCGACAAAATAACGTGGATGGATTGCCTCCTTCCTCATCtaaagaataa
- a CDS encoding uncharacterized protein (similar to Saccharomyces cerevisiae YDL177C | putative protein of unknown function): MTSNKNSIPAIANWNSSEILVDKKSKFQGHCCNLTDQSQIPILLEQFVNSDKNIAKASHKHMYAWRTGKLSPSATDNNNVKKNIKKNKGKKANKNDNNTTHLPTTITDVEQGSSDCGESGAGQRLLTLLERSHLVNVLVIVTRWYGGTPLGSARFRHITSIAVTSLKKGKFLS, encoded by the coding sequence ATGAcctctaataaaaatagcatTCCAGCAATTGCAAATTGGAATTCATCTGAGATACTGGTCgataaaaaatctaaattcCAAGGCCATTGTTGTAATTTAACAGATCAAAGTCAAATACCTATACTTTTGGAGCAATTTGTAAATTCTGATAAAAACATAGCAAAAGCTTCACATAAGCATATGTATGCCTGGAGAACAGGGAAACTATCGCCTTCAGCaactgataataataatgtaaaaaaaaatataaaaaaaaataaaggaaaaaaagcaaacaaaaatgataaCAACACAACTCATCTCCCCACCACAATAACAGATGTTGAACAAGGATCAAGTGATTGTGGTGAAAGTGGCGCTGGCCAGAGATTATTAACGCTTTTAGAGAGAAGTCATTTAGTAAATGttttagtaatagtaacaagATGGTACGGGGGCACTCCCCTAGGATCCGCTCGTTTCAGGCATATAACATCCATAGCCGTAACGAGTTTAAAAAAGGGGAAATTCCTTTCATAA
- the PUT4 gene encoding proline permease PUT4 (similar to Saccharomyces cerevisiae YOR348C | PUT4 | Proline UTilization) codes for MIKTSSDIYETGNSLHPTSSNKKAINVDVTIKERGEVYTTALENLESSDDNEKQEATLQKGLNSRQIQLLALGGAIGTGLFVGTGSTLVNCGPLPLMLAFIIISFVVYPIMNSIAEMICFLPQQGTTQELVSRYVDTSLGFAIGWNYAYAYAMLVASEISAAAGVIQYWDDKTNIAVYITVLLVVIISLNFMPVKFYGEFEFYFAIIKILCILGLIILSVVLFFGGGPNHDRLGFRFWKHPGPFAYHITTGSTGRFTDVWTAIIKSGFAFILSPELIGVACVEAQDTRRNISKASRRFIYRLVFFYICSTIAIGVIVSRKDTGLLKALSTGAPGASSSPFVAAIRNAGIRVLPHIINACILTSAWSSGNSFMYAASRTVLALANKGLAPKFFTKINKYGVPYNAVLLSAAVACLSYLNVSSGSALGFEWLSNISTISGFIAWVVLGIAHLRFRKAIDFNGLYDRLPYKAKFMPYATYWYIFFVGMICLTNGYAVFVHGLWNVSDFIAAYITLPIFFVLYFGHKLWFRTRWAIPIAEIDVTTGLVEAEEEAKMCLTPPPETKMGKFLEWLF; via the coding sequence atgaTTAAAACTTCATCAGACATATATGAAACTGGAAATTCATTGCATCCTACCAGCTCCAATAAAAAGGCTATAAACGTGGATGTGACAATTAAAGAAAGGGGCGAAGTTTACACAACAGCATTGGAAAATTTAGAGTCATCTGATGACAATGAAAAGCAGGAAGCCACTCTTCAAAAAGGGTTAAATTCAAGACAAATCCAGTTGCTAGCTCTAGGGGGAGCCATAGGTACCGGTTTATTTGTTGGGACTGGAAGCACTTTGGTTAACTGTGGTCCATTGCCACTTATGTTAgcatttataattatttcttttgtcGTTTACCCCATTATGAATTCAATTGCAGAAATGATTTGCTTTTTACCACAGCAAGGTACAACTCAAGAGTTAGTTTCAAGATATGTTGACACCAGCTTAGGCTTTGCCATTGGGTGGAATTATGCTTATGCATATGCCATGTTAGTTGCTTCCGAAATTTCTGCCGCTGCTGGTGTTATACAATACTGGGACGACAAAACTAACATTGCAGTTTACATTACAGTTCTATTGGTGGTCATCATTAGTTTAAATTTCATGCCAGTTAAGTTTTATGGtgaatttgaattttattttgccaTTATTAAGATTTTGTGTATTTTAGggttaattattttaagtGTTGTATTGTTTTTTGGAGGTGGTCCAAACCATGACCGCTTGGGTTTTAGATTTTGGAAACACCCGGGTCCATTTGCTTATCACATTACCACCGGAAGCACTGGCAGGTTTACAGATGTATGGACAGCGATAATTAAATCTGGGTTTGCCTTTATTCTATCCCCGGAATTAATCGGTGTTGCTTGTGTCGAAGCCCAAGATACGAGAAGAAATATTTCCAAAGCCTCTCGTAGATTTATTTACAggcttgtttttttctatatttgTTCAACAATTGCAATTGGTGTCATTGTTTCTAGAAAGGACACAGGATTATTAAAGGCTTTGAGCACTGGTGCACCCGGTGCAAGCTCCTCTCCATTTGTTGCAGCGATCAGAAACGCTGGTATCCGCGTATTACCACACATTATTAATGCATGCATCTTAACCTCTGCCTGGAGTTCAGGTAACTCTTTCATGTATGCTGCCTCTAGAACTGTTTTGGCACTAGCTAACAAAGGGTTGGcaccaaaattttttactaaaattaataaatatggtGTGCCGTACAACGCTGTTCTTTTAAGTGCCGCTGTTGCATGCTTATCGTACCTAAACGTGTCATCAGGAAGTGCTCTTGGTTTTGAATGGTTAAGTAACATTTCAACCATTTCGGGTTTTATAGCATGGGTTGTATTGGGCATTGCTCATTTAAGATTTAGAAAAGCAATTGATTTTAACGGGTTATACGATAGGTTGCCTTACAAGGCTAAATTCATGCCTTATGCGACCTACtggtatatattttttgtcgGCATGATTTGTTTAACAAATGGTTATGCAGTATTTGTACATGGTTTATGGAATGTCAGCGATTTCATTGCTGCGTATATTACtttaccaattttttttgtcttatATTTTGGTCACAAATTGTGGTTCAGAACCAGATGGGCCATTCCAATTGCCGAAATTGATGTAACAACAGGTTTAGTTGAAGCTGAAGAGGAAGCCAAAATGTGTTTAACCCCACCCCCAGAAACTAAGATGGGAAAGTTTTTGGAATGGTTATTTTGA
- the AIR1 gene encoding TRAMP complex RNA-binding subunit (similar to Saccharomyces cerevisiae YDL175C | AIR2 | Arginine methyltransferase-Interacting RING finger protein (paralog of YIL079C | AIR1)) yields MTSINETETHDLLPFTLTDADAILAPSIEEVDSNPDELRNMRGEGRYFGLEDSDIRKTPAKKCRNCNGTGHIAKNCPHVICTYCGAVDDHYPQQCSKTIKCSNCNESGHYRSQCPKKWRKVFCSICDSKRHSRERCPSIWRSYTVLEHKNSKINKNKVVLRWDKIWCYNCGSKGHFGDDCSEARSSRVPLDDGSAFSGDNLPETLRNEYWKNLKAYMNDRYYANGNGTVKGSYNSRNAYNNDYSRYDSYAGNSSNSNHADYDNSYRKFNNNNSSSPFPFHPPPYGKSSFTRSMANYDNKNNSASNYNSRKNNSNNADKKNSLEFPRGGSLYDDIDGYSNSGKRKSSNNKNIYEKMNKSRYSSGNGSSGRSNAKSYNVYESFGKGKASSKGNTYKVSKKRR; encoded by the coding sequence atgacTTCTATAAACGAAACAGAAACGCATGATCTACTGCCCTTTACCCTAACAGATGCTGATGCAATATTAGCACCATCTATTGAAGAAGTTGATTCAAATCCAGATGAATTGCGTAACATGAGAGGGGAAGGTAGATATTTTGGGCTAGAAGATTCAGATATAAGGAAAACGCCCGCTAAAAAATGCAGAAATTGCAATGGTACAGGACATATTGCTAAAAATTGTCCCCATGTAATATGTACTTATTGTGGTGCTGTTGACGACCATTATCCACAGCAATGCtccaaaacaattaaatgtTCCAACTGTAATGAATCGGGTCACTATCGTTCACAGTGTCCCAAAAAATGGCGAAAGGTTTTTTGTTCTATATGTGATTCTAAAAGACATAGTAGAGAGAGATGTCCCTCTATTTGGAGATCATACACCGTATTGGAACATAAAAACAGTAAGATCAATAAGAATAAGGTTGTACTTAGATGGGATAAAATCTGGTGTTACAACTGTGGGAGCAAAGGTCATTTTGGCGATGATTGTTCCGAGGCCAGAAGTAGTAGAGTACCATTAGATGATGGAAGTGCATTTTCTGGTGACAACCTACCTGAAACATTAAGAAACgaatattggaaaaatctCAAGGCCTATATGAATGATAGGTATTATGCCAATGGCAATGGGACTGTGAAAGGCAGTTATAATAGCAGGAATgcatataataatgattattCGAGGTATGATAGCTACGCCGGCAACAGCAGTAATAGCAACCATGCCGACTATGATAATTCTTATcgtaaatttaataataacaacagttCTTCACCTTTTCCTTTCCATCCACCCCCATACGGCAAATCCAGTTTTACAAGATCGATGGCAAATTATGATAACAAGAATAATAGTGCCAGTAATTATAACAGTAGAAAGAACAACAGTAATAATGCCGATAAGAAAAATTCTCTTGAATTTCCTCGCGGTGGGTCTTTGTATGATGATATTGACGGGTATAGTAATTCTGGCAAAAGAAAGagtagtaataacaaaaacatttacGAAAAAATGAACAAGTCAAGATATTCAAGTGGTAACGGATCTAGCGGCAGAAGCAATGCTAAAAGTTACAACGTATATGAATCTTTTGGAAAGGGCAAAGCCTCTTCTAAAGGAAATACCTATaaagtttcaaaaaaaagacgttag
- a CDS encoding aldo-keto reductase superfamily protein (similar to Saccharomyces cerevisiae YDL124W | NADPH-dependent alpha-keto amide reductase): MDRAIHQEFFTLNNGNKIPGVAIIGTGTKWFKKVESEETFSKELVEQIKYALTLPGIVHIDAAEIYRTYPEIGAAIEESRRKPRNQIWITDKYSTSLKITENPKVGLETSLKKMGVEYVDLYLLHSPFVTEEKNGFSLEQAWKYLEELYKNGKAKNIGVSNFGVKDLERILKVAEIKPQVNQIEYSAFLQNQTPGIYKFAREHDILLEAYSPLGPLTIEHSEDDEFYRYIKELSHKYDKTEAQILLRWVADRHVLPVTTSGKKERIEEAQYLYSFDLTYDESNNITQLGLQHKPLRKYWTEQYSKYDADSQKSDD, translated from the coding sequence ATGGATAGAGCTATACACCAGGAATTTTTCACTTTAAATAACGGCAACAAGATACCAGGTGTAGCAATTATTGGTACCGGTACTAAAtggtttaaaaaagttgaatCGGAGGAAACATTCTCCAAAGAATTGGTTGAGCAGATAAAATACGCCTTAACTTTGCCTGGAATTGTTCACATTGATGCAGCAGAGATTTATAGAACTTATCCCGAAATCGGTGCTGCTATAGAGGAGAGTAGAAGAAAACCAAGAAACCAGATTTGGATAACTGACAAGTATTCCACCTCTTTAAAAATCACCGAAAACCCAAAAGTCGGACTAGAAACTtctttaaagaaaatgggTGTTGAATATGTTGATTTGTATTTACTACACAGCCCATTTGTTACTGAAGAAAAGAACGGCTTTTCTTTGGAACAGGCATGGAAGTATTTAGAAGAGTTGTATAAAAATGGCAAAGCCAAAAATATTGGTGTTTCTAATTTTGGCGTCAAAGACTTGGAACGTATTTTGAAAGTTGCTGAAATTAAACCACAAGTTAATCAGATTGAATATAGTGCATTCTTGCAAAATCAAACTCCTggtatttataaatttgcCAGAGAACATGATATTTTGTTAGAGGCTTACTCCCCATTGGGACCCTTGACAATTGAACATtctgaagatgatgaatttTATAGATATATCAAGGAGTTGAGCCATAAATATGATAAAACTGAAGCTCAAATCTTGTTACGTTGGGTCGCTGATCGTCATGTTTTACCTGTCACTACATCTGGCAAAAAGGAGAGGATCGAAGAAGCTCAATATTTATACTCTTTCGATTTAACTTACGATGAATCAAACAATATAACACAATTGGGGTTGCAACATAAACCATTAAGAAAATATTGGACTGAACAATACTCTAAATACGATGCTGATTCTCAAAAATCTGATGattaa
- the THS1 gene encoding threonine--tRNA ligase THS1 (similar to Saccharomyces cerevisiae YIL078W | THS1 | THreonyl tRNA Synthetase): MSADQPIEKKVQDLSLKDKKKKEKKTRPNLYADPQPAFIDERIELFDKLKKEYEEKVAAMPRVSLNVILKDGSIKKATAWETTPMDIAKEISKSFFERQVISKVNGNLWDLERPLEGEKDGEEVKLEFFDFESEVGKKVFWHSSAHVLGEACECSLSAHICLGPPTDDGFFYEFSCRDSKNPNAEDRTVSQADFPALESVSKDVIKQKQKFERLVMSKEDLLKMFHYSKYKTYLVQTKVPEGGATTVYRCGKLIDLCVGPHIPHTGRIKAFKLLKNSSCYFLGDSENDSLQRVYGISFPDKKLMDAHLKFLAEASMRDHRKIGREQELFMFNEMSPGSCFWLPHGTRIYTTLVDLMRGEYAKRGYQEVITPNMYNSKLWETSGHWGNYKENMFTFEVEKETFGLKPMNCPGHCMMFKARERSYRELPWRVADFGVIHRNEFSGALSGLTRVRRFQQDDAHIFCTQDQIKGEINGIFDFLQYIYGVFGFEFKMELSTRPEKYVGELETWNKAEATLKSTLEMSGHNWELNPGDGAFYGPKIDIMISDALHRWHQCATIQLDFQLPNRFDLEFKTKEGESYERPVMIHRAILGSVERMTAILTEHYAGKWPFWLSPRQVLVVPVGVKYADYAQEVADKLSAEGFFADADLTGNTLQKKVRNGQMMKYNFIFIVGEQEMTEKSVNIRNRDVKDLQGKNETVALTKVVEQLRALKKEKRLDNVLN; the protein is encoded by the coding sequence ATGTCTGCTGACCAACCTATTGAGAAGAAAGTTCAAgatttatctttaaaagataagaaaaaaaaggaaaagaaaacacGTCCAAATTTATATGCGGATCCACAACCGGCATTCATTGATGAAAGAATTGAGCTTTTTgacaaattgaaaaaagaatatgaaGAGAAAGTTGCTGCTATGCCACGTGTTTCTTTAAACGTTATCTTAAAGGATGGctctattaaaaaagctACTGCTTGGGAAACCACTCCGATGGATATTGCCAAAGAAATTTCTAAATCTTTCTTTGAAAGACAAGTTATTTCCAAAGTCAATGGCAATCTATGGGATTTGGAACGTCCATTAGAAGGGGAAAAAGATGGAGAAGAAGTTAAATTggaattttttgattttgaatCCGAAGTTggtaaaaaagttttttggCACTCTTCTGCTCACGTTTTGGGTGAGGCCTGTGAATGTTCTTTGAGTGCTCATATCTGTTTAGGCCCTCCAACTGATGATGGGtttttttatgaatttTCCTGCAGAGACTCTAAAAATCCAAATGCTGAAGATAGAACCGTTTCGCAAGCTGATTTTCCAGCCTTGGAAAGCGTTTCTAAGGATGTTATTaagcaaaaacaaaaatttgaaagatTGGTCATGTCCAAGGAAGACTTGTTGAAGATGTTTCATTACTCCAAGTATAAAACCTATTTAGTCCAAACGAAAGTTCCAGAAGGCGGTGCAACCACTGTCTATCGTTGTGGtaaattaattgatttgTGTGTTGGTCCACATATCCCACATACTGGTCGTATTAAAGCCTTCAAATTACTAAAGAACTCTTCTTGTTACTTTTTAGGAGATTCTGAAAATGATTCTTTACAAAGAGTTTATGGTATTTCTTTTCCAGATAAGAAGTTGATGGATGCCCACTTGAAATTTTTGGCCGAAGCTTCCATGAGAGATCATCGTAAGATTGGTAGAGAGCAGGAATTATTTATGTTCAACGAAATGTCACCAGGTTCCTGTTTTTGGTTGCCACATGGTACCAGAATTTACACCACTCTAGTTGATTTAATGAGAGGGGAATATGCAAAGAGAGGATACCAAGAAGTTATTACTCCAAATATGTACAACTCCAAATTATGGGAAACTTCTGGCCACTGGGGCAACTATAAAGAAAACATGTTTACCTTTGAAGTTGAAAAGGAGACATTTGGTTTGAAGCCAATGAATTGTCCGGGCCATTGTATGATGTTTAAGGCTAGAGAAAGATCCTATAGAGAATTACCTTGGAGAGTTGCGGATTTTGGTGTTATTCACAGAAACGAGTTTAGTGGTGCTTTGTCCGGTTTAACTCGTGTTAGAAGATTTCAGCAAGATGATGCGCATATTTTTTGTACTCAAGATCAAATTAAGGGTGAAATCAATGgtatttttgatttcttacaatatatttatggTGTTTTTGGTTTTGAATTTAAGATGGAGTTGTCCACTAGACCAGAAAAATACGTTGGTGAATTGGAAACCTGGAACAAAGCTGAAGCTACTTTGAAATCTACTTTAGAGATGTCTGGCCACAACTGGGAGTTGAATCCAGGTGATGGTGCTTTTTACGGACCAAAGATTGATATTATGATTTCTGATGCTTTGCACAGATGGCATCAATGTGCTACTATCCAATTAGATTTCCAATTGCCAAACAGATTTGATTTAGAGTTTAAAACTAAAGAGGGTGAAAGTTATGAAAGACCAGTTATGATCCATCGTGCTATTTTAGGTTCTGTTGAAAGAATGACCGCTATTTTAACCGAACATTATGCTGGTAAATGGCCTTTCTGGTTATCACCACGTCAAGTTTTGGTTGTTCCCGTTGGTGTTAAATATGCTGATTATGCTCAAGAAGTTGCTGATAAATTGTCTGCGGAAGGTTTCTTTGCCGATGCTGATTTAACCGGTAACACTTTACAAAAGAAGGTTAGAAATGGTCAAATGATGaaatacaattttatttttattgttggtgAACAAGAAATGACCGAAAAATCCGTCAACATTAGAAATAGAGATGTCAAAGATCTACAAGGTAAAAATGAAACTGTTGCTTTAACTAAGGTGGTTGAACAGTTGCGtgctttgaaaaaagaaaaaagattagaTAATGTTTTGAATTAG